A segment of the Malaclemys terrapin pileata isolate rMalTer1 chromosome 1, rMalTer1.hap1, whole genome shotgun sequence genome:
cccaccctcctgcactctcCCAAAGAAGCTGTTTCCAGACATTGGATATCACAGTGATCCAGACTTACAAGAATATCCCAGTAACATACATTGAATGATTGTAGTGTGGTACATATTAACAGTTTAAGTGCTAAATAACTAAGGATGAAAATGATAGTGGCATGATGTGACAGGTTCCCTGAGGTGCAGTCTGGAAccggggtaccactgagccctctgttttaccaacctgggctccctctcacgcTGTGatgttgtgacaagctgcaaatctctccaggtactgcacttaacacagacatccacaggcgggacacacccagctgcgttacatgaatgctttcgcCAGCCACTCATAAACCAACAGAGAGGCTTCAGCCAATTCCCCatagctccccagcctaggactcAAGAGCTATACTATcatactggtcaggcttctggCCATTGCAAAAGTTTATTTCCCAGTCCaccacttctacaaaggaaagtggactTGCACCAGCTTTTGTAcactgagcagattccccaagcacttcaagcaaaacacGCTGTTTTAGATAAaagataaaacagatttattaactacaggaagacagattttaagtgattataagtagtaagtgtacagatcaaagttggtcacctaagaaataaaaagtaaaatcgcaatctgagttctataaactagacaggatttgaatcaagcagtgtctcaccctgatagaCAATACAAGCAGATCGCAcatcttccatacacaggctgTGAATCCCTTTCACCCCGGGACCATCTcctcagttcagtctttgttctccagacgtatttccaggtgttgagttgtgaggataaatgatGTTACTTCCTCTCCTTTATAAATTCTTCCAGCTGCCTCTGAGAAGTCTTCATTGTACATAGATCCTGTAATAGTCATTGGTAGTATGGATTCcacttaatgggccatcaacactgtctggcttcttcattgttatACCTGAAGGGCTGGTTGTGGATGTTTCCaacttcacaacatatttcagtagcaTACATATAGCAAAACtgcataactttacatacaatgatagcacatgcaatccaacaggatattaatgttcaatagatcaaggcttttaaaatgatctcacaaggcatacttcatacaaaacatatcataattaaatagacagtggtgaatatgggggtgccagggtattgctttggggtacagagtgTCATGCATGAGTTTGTCTTTTATTCCTTAAACGGGGGGCATATATCAGCATTCATGTCGCACTCCTTGTCAGTACCCAGCctgggccagggaagctaatgatccaaccaattgaccaaattcggtgatgaatcctggtcacatgccacctgaggcatgttgtgcatatgctaagaagattcCTTAAACATATTAGTTTGGTGTTGGTGGAAGGTATCTGGACCTTTTACTGAGTATCAGTGCTGACATACTTGTgtagacttttaaaaattataattaaaaaggAAATTCTACCCCTACTGATGTAGAATCAACCTTTTGGAGATATTAATGTGAATAATCTTTTCTCCCGCATCTTTGGTGATTTAAATCTTACAATACCAGAATTGTgttgtatttttttcacacaacgcacagtcaacctgtggcgctccttgccagaggatgttgtgaaggccaaaactgtaacagagttcaaaaaaaaactagataagttcatggaggataggtccatcagtggctgttaCCCAGGATGgaagggatagtgtccctagccatTGTTTGCCaaaagttgggaatgggcaacgggatgaatcacttgatgattacctgttctgttcattccctctggggcacctggcattggtcactgttggaagacaggctactgggcaagatggacctttagtctgaccaagtatggctgttcctatgttcttattttcttatgtaacTGGAATTAATTACAGTATCAACTGGTATCAGTGTCTTGATATCAAAATCTTTATAGTCTCTAAATCTTTCCCCACCTCTGACTGAAGAAGAATTACAGCAAGGGTGGAAGAAGAATTAAATGGATGCTGATAGCTTCACAACAGCACAGTTACTTTCTTCGATTGGGTACTTCCAAACATTTTTCCTCATAGTCCAGCCCCTACCCTTCCCTGGAAGATCTCAGCTCTACCCATTCCCAAATCTCACTCTTCATTCCTATGCCCGTGAcagattctctcccccttcccccactcttaCACTCTTGAGTAGCCTCCCAGTCATCTGTTTGCTTGCTGCACCCTGATAACTCTTGAAGTTGCTGGATTGCTAGACGTACCGGTGGAGAGGCAGAAGCCCAGGGGAGTAGCAGGAGCAGCAACCTATTTTGTCAATCTCTAGTAGAGGTGGTAAGTGGGCAGAAACACTGGGAATTGTGTGGGGAAAGAGCCAGAGGCACAGAGGTTGAGTGCTGGTAAAGAGAGAATCACTAGGTTCTTGAGGCCAGCATTGGTTATGATGGACATTTTATTGCTAGTGACAAAGAGGGTAGGGCAGGAAATGTGGGTTACAAAGTTACATTAGGGGCGCCCACTTTACTGTTGTGCTTGTGGGCTCATCTCCATATTATTGGTGGtgttattaatttatttctaTTGTGGTAGGGACCCCCTTCACTACTGTTACACCTCTTGACCAGGTCCTCTAGCATCAGACCAAATTCGCATAATAACAAATCTTGATATTGCTTTTCAGATCTGTCTTAGTATCCATGATCATAGGGCTAGTTCCTCtgcttgtgtaaatcagcatagccttCCTGAAATATATGAATAAATAAACctcaatttatgccagctgaggatctagtccaaTAGTGTATCTACCCAATATCTACCTCTGAACTAAAATGAATACAGAAACACCTTAGGTGGAATGAAAATTCATCATTTGAAAGAGTGTGGCTTCTTATTACTGATCCATGAATATTCAAGTGGTGATTGTGGACATTGGactcctatcttccatgaatatGCAACTCCTTTTGACAGAACTGCCACAGGAGTTATGTTACTGAACATATTACAATATGAGCATGAAAAATGTAGAGTAACAAGTACAAATGTGCTTCCGGGAAGGTACATGGCAAATGTGTTCAAAACTTTGTCAGAATGATGAGTTCATAACTTCAATAGACTGGGCCAAATTTGCTGCTGGCATAGGTGTGGGTGTAACTTCCCTGACATCAGAGAAGCTACGCTCATTTATATCAATGGTGAATTTAGCCTATTACTCCAAGTCTTACTAACAGCATCACTGTTGCTCCCTCTCTATTTCGTGGTCTTGTTTGTCTTCAATTTCAAAAGCGAGAGGATGGCCTGCTGGAAGTTGTCTCCCATCACAACATAGAGTAATAAGTTACCAAGTGTATTTAGTGCTGCTAAGGGCATAGATACAATAAATAAAGCATAGGTTTGGTTCTCAGTGACGCAGCTAACTGGATGAAGTTGTAGTTCTATCTGAGTCCCCCTCAAGACATGAAAGGGtaggaaacagaaataaaataccaCCAAGAGAAGAATGGCAAGTTTGCGAGCCTTCTGCTTGTACAAAGTGTGATTATGAGGCCCTGTAGCCAATGTGTAAATAATCACAATGTAACACAGAGTCACAATTAGCAAAGGTAAGAAGAAGGCGAACGCAGTCAGAAGCCAGTTATACCACCTGCTAGTTTCCAGGTCTTCAGAAGTAGTAAGATCCATGCAAATAGATCTGTTTTGATTCTCTTTGGAAGTGATCAGAAAGTTCAGAGGACTGGCAGCCACCAGGGAAATCACCCAAACTGCAGCACAAGCCACCACTGCCCAGCTCCTTTTCCGAACAAAAAAGCAGCTCGTTGGATAGATGACTACAATGTAGCGGAAAATGCTGAAGCAAGTGAGGAAAAAGATGCTGCCGTACAAGTTGATGTAGAAATTGAAGCGAATAAACTTGCACATGAAGACCCCGAAGATCCAATTATCTCCATTAGCAGAGTAGTGTATCAAAAAAGGAAGAGTAGCTAAGTACAACAGGTCAGTGACAGCCAAGTTTAACATAATGATGGTGCTGCTTTTCCAGGGCCTCATCTTGAAAATATACGTGAAAATTACAATAATGTTCCCTGGGAAGCACACCAAAAAGATTATGCTGTAAAGAACAGACAGATAGGATTTTATCTGTAAGAATTCTTCATCTGTGCAGTTTTTGAAGGTATCTGCATGGCTTGGCAAAGTGGTAAAATTGGCTAGGTCTTCGGATACCGTATTCATCTTGATTATCGTAAAGCTTTAGGAAAATCAAATGTTTAGTTTTTAATTGATCAGTCAGTACAAATGTGCTAGATAAGTCTTTCTCCACTAGAGCTAGTAATACGGGTCATAGAGCAGCATACTGGGAGGCTGgcaaaactgctcagctctggcctaactctgttcccattgaagtcagttacCAGTaccatcgacttcaatgggagccCAGCTAGGCCAACTctgagtgctttggaaaaatcCCACCTTTAGTTGCTACATAATCTTAAAGCCACTTGAGTATAAATTAAGGGATGGTTTTGGTTTATATTTTGCAAAACTTCGTCAATTAGGTTTTGGGCTTCTAGGCTCATTTGTCTGAACCCTCAATATTTGAGGAAGTAtaattactgtgtgtgtgtgtgtgtgtgtgtgtgtgtgtgtgtgtgtgtgtgtgtttgggcttatttgtatttcaaaaggagatgtttttttgttttgggttggttCAGATACAGGTttcaggacctgattctcctctgtcttgtaatggtgtaaatcagaattaactccactgaagtcagtggagtatcACTGGTGTAAAACTACTGTAAGAGAATGAAGAATCAGGCCTCCAACGTTCACAGCAAGTGGCAGGTATCAGGCAAATGTGTTAATCTTGACTCATCTGTAATACAAACTGGGAgtaaatgggcctgattctgaaactGCCTTATACATTCTATAGTCATTTCCAGCTCTCCAAAGTGAATCCAAAACATAACCATTCTTGGTAGTGCTTTACCCCTACATTCAATTCACTTGGCAGAGTAGTAGCACAATCCTCAACTAGTGCAAATCACCATCACTCCACTATTGgtggttgttttctttttcaaatatatacCACCCAAGGATCTAGCCCTAAATGACTACACGAGGTGCAAAGCAGTGTAGAATCGGATACAATGACTTTTGTTTCTATAATGTACATTGGTTTAGAATAAACTCAGCATGGTATGGAACATCTGGGATAAGATCACTGCAAAATAACAGCAGCCATAGTTAAAACTGAGTTATTACATTTTATGAAATATTGTTTtataatatacattttatttgaaGTGACACTTAGCACACtaccagtatggcaattcctatgttgctACATTATTTCAATGATCAGTGAAACATGATATCCTTTTCTTTCTTATCAGATCTGGAATATAATACCAAAAATATGACAAACTAAACTAAGAGTCACGAAATAACTTGATCACTAAATAGACTTTGAATTAGGAAGTGGAACTGTCTCATAATATATTAGATAAGAAATGTTTAAATTATACCTGAATGTTAGTTTCAGTACAGTAGTGTAAAGTTAAAGGTACATTAGGTAAATATTGtgcagtttttttaaatcaaattaagatttacaatagaacctcagagttacaaacacctcaggaatggaggttgtttgtaactctgaaatgtttgtaactctgaacaaaatattatggttgttttttcaaaagtttaaactgaacattggcttaatacatctttgaaacttccctttgcagaataaaaatgctgcttttaatcatcttaatttaaatgaaacaaacacagaaacagtttccttgccttgtcaaatcttttttttaaacttccccttcatttttgtagtagtttgtttaacatagtactgtactgtatttgcttttttgtttgtttgtttgtttgtttctgctgctgcctgattgcatacttccagttataaatgaagtgtgtggttaaCTAATCAGTTCGTAACTCTTGTGTTCGTAACGCTGAGGTTTTATTATAGTCACTTCCTGTTTCCAAATTACATTTTTCAGCTAAATAATATTTCTTGCAAAAATAAATGGTTGAATCCAAGGAGTTTACTTTGATGTGTGTGGTAGATTGGTCAGTTCGTAATTCTGAGTTTCTACAGTATATTCAAGACAAAGCTAGTGAAATGCTGCATCTTCTCCCTTCCATCCTATTTGATTTTACTACTACAACTTAATGCTGTGACTCTCAGTAGTATACTTCAGAttaaactaaaagaaaaacaaaaaacaaattcttGATCCATTCCAATCTTGCTACATCTATTCCCTTCTCaccattcccccccacacacacaccccaaatctTCTTTTCAACCTTGATTAGCTCTTTACCTCACGCACTACCCTGGAACATCTCAAAATTTGCAAGtgaatgaatattgtttatcTGGAAATAATTTGTAATCCTGCTTTTCCCATTCATTGTTTGGAGCACAAAGTACTATGAATTACATGTGGAGAGCTTTCcatacagtaaaacaagttttaaTAAAATGCCCTTGAAAAGCAGCGATATGCAGTATCTATATGGATTTGCAATCAATTACGGTAACTCTACTTATCCAGACTAAGGTTTCACATACCGGTAAATTTAGAAGACTGGTGGAAGAGCTCTGTTATTGGCTCTTGTATCAGCTTTTAGTCCTGCCCTGTAGTAAGAGTTCTCCTGCCACCTTATCTATTGCACCTTCCAGGAGCAGGAACAGTCACAGATGCCTCTTTGCAGGCAGCAATCTGTACATTGCAGTTAGAGGTTCCCTACTTATATAACTACAGTTCAAATCTCAGATCATATGTTAATATGTCTCTGTATAAGAAAATTAGGCTTTGCTTCATTTCCCCTAGTTCGATCCTGACTGCCAAGCCATGTGAGTCTTGTTGCCATATCTAGGATTGGCTGAAAATTCATGGGGCAAAAATATTTCAGGCTCCTTTGGGCATTATATGGAAATGGCTTTCAGAACTGTGGCATATGTAAAacttattttttgtaaataaaatatatatgattAGCATTCACTTGAAGCTGTAAAATAGTTTCCATTTTGAATCCTTGTTTTCTGGTCCCATAACTTTCTGAAACACTTTTCCTATGGGCTGCAATTTCCCTGCATGTTCTCAACCTAATGAGAATTCTTGAGTAAAAATCTTTTTACTGGTTTTTTTTGATTGGTGAGCaaggtgaagaaaaaaaaagtgagagagagagtctgtttaaaaaaattaaaaaaccaagGTCTGCACAATGCctaagtcttgcatctgaagaagtgaggttcttacccaagacagcttatgctcccaatacttctgttagtctcaaaggtgccacaggaccctctgttgctttttaagtttTGAAACTTGCAGACTGaggccttgatccagcaagcTAATCCATGCATGGTCTGGGGTCTGCATGGCTTCACTGACTGATCCCTACTGATGAGCCATGTAGGTGTCATTATGATACCTCATGATGGAATTACtgttttttcaatttgctttttaaaaccgAGGATGTTGTAcctaaaaaagtaaaagaaagatAAAGAAGCAAAATTAAGCCTGAGTGACCTTAACTCTGAccatttgtgcatgtgcattatgatacagtctttaattacatgctcacatgctatttttttcccacATAATCACTGCCTCATTCAGTTAATAGAATAGACAGTGCTGACTTAATgagcagctgttcaatattttgttttttcctcattgTTTAATATGTGGCTAAGGCCTTGTTTATTACACACCATTCAAACGATGTTCTGAAATTAGTGTTGTTAATTttttcatgggcttttctatggtgatcatcactctagtatctgagcacctcacaaacgttaatgaatttattttcacaacagccCTGTCAGGTTAGGGGgtggtattatctccattttacagatagaaaacTATGGCATAGAGATTAACATCAAAAGCATCCCCTAATTTTGTGTGCCCAATTTGGGATGCCTAGGACCTGATTATTTTCAGACTATTTAGTATTATATGGCATTGTAAATGTTCAAAGCATGTTAATatatatgttgatttcaattgccgtgtgagtgctcagcacttctgcaaatctggtCCAGGGTCTCAAGctagctccctcccctcccacccccccagggggttgtggtggttactcagctgaacaggagctccgAGTGTGATGCTGTAGCCAAAAGATCTTATGTGTTCCTGggttgcataaacaggggaatcttgagtaggagtagagaggttattttacctctgtatttggcactgatgagacctccgctggaatactgtgtccagttctgatgtccacaattcaaaaagggtgttgataaattggagtagagcaggggtgaaagtagaaatagggacttaccagtacggggctgggttggggctggctctagcccctggaaggggcggggcctcgggcggaaggggcgggaaTGGGAGAGTCAGagccacccccggcccgccctataccggtaagtgccctcccctcccctgccagggtAACAGTGGCAACCGGGGGCTCCGGCaacagtttaaagggcccaggcctCGGCCGctgctactgccctgggccctttaaaccgctgccggagcccctggctgccgctgctacccatgggctctggtggctatttaaagggccaggactcccctgcttctaccaccccagccctttaaatagcccctggagccctgcgGTAGCGGCAGCGGGgttccagcagctatttaaagagcccagggcagtacaggcagtgggagccctggccctttaaataacccctggagccctgctgccactaccccagggctactgctgggagcccaggccctttaaattgccacctggggaagccgggccgcccCGGTACGGtgcactggctcttgccggtacgctgtactggtgcgtaccggcttactttcacctctggagtagagccacaagaatgattagaaaacagtccttatagtgatagattcaaggagctcagtctgtttagcttaacaaaaaggttaaggggtgtaacgatgctggttctggcgggacccaactgagagtgccaattcaggacaaattgcttaaagcagggcagttacagcccaaggctggtgtttttccacctctaaggtgaaccaaaccagccagacagagaggactttggtctcaccccattggctaaccacaagtcacacaagcaattcccttagacactcctgtttcccagtatcaccaccaatgccactcgttatgggtatgaatggttatgaaaaccaataccccagtaaaagaaaaaaggttctctcgatcccaaaggaccaagccccagatccaggtcaatatacaaatcagatcttacccacaaatcacactg
Coding sequences within it:
- the LOC128832045 gene encoding 2-oxoglutarate receptor 1-like; translation: MNTVSEDLANFTTLPSHADTFKNCTDEEFLQIKSYLSVLYSIIFLVCFPGNIIVIFTYIFKMRPWKSSTIIMLNLAVTDLLYLATLPFLIHYSANGDNWIFGVFMCKFIRFNFYINLYGSIFFLTCFSIFRYIVVIYPTSCFFVRKRSWAVVACAAVWVISLVAASPLNFLITSKENQNRSICMDLTTSEDLETSRWYNWLLTAFAFFLPLLIVTLCYIVIIYTLATGPHNHTLYKQKARKLAILLLVVFYFCFLPFHVLRGTQIELQLHPVSCVTENQTYALFIVSMPLAALNTLGNLLLYVVMGDNFQQAILSLLKLKTNKTTK